From Cellulomonas chengniuliangii, the proteins below share one genomic window:
- a CDS encoding ABC transporter ATP-binding protein codes for MRQTVRGAYQLLVLTYRIDPGKLILSLALMLLQSSALPLAAPALAALTDAAVEGDARRAVIAAVVVAVLVIASLTAGHFAHIFYFELGDLALMRLERELVELSNDSPGLEHHERADYADKIQVLRTELQRSGWGSMQALLSSLGLGVAVAITAVLLAGLNPWLLALPVAALPPLLLGRRAESTAAQARDQAALDNRRARHLFVIATDAGPAKELRVCGLEGDLRARHAAAWSRATATLWRGEVRASVLRVAGQLVFAAAYVAATLLVVRDAVEGHRTVGDVILVITLAAQVNAQVTSTVTILQQLQRTARTMADLEWMREVVRPRPVAGLAAPLPAPDAIRSGITFEGVAFTYPGTDRPVLADVDLSLPPGTTVAIVGENGAGKTTLVKLLCRFYDATAGTVAIDGVDLRHLDADDWRARVAAGFQDFSRFELLARENVGVGHLPDIGSDEAVLAALGRAHAEGVLERLDHGLDSQLGTTHSDGAQLSGGQWQKLALGRAMMREAPLLLVLDEPTSALDAQAEHELFERYAENARRVGELTGAITLLVSHRFSTVRMADLILVVADGRIAEQGSHAELVSQGGLYAELFNLQAAAYR; via the coding sequence ATGAGGCAGACCGTGCGCGGGGCCTACCAGCTCCTGGTGCTCACGTACCGCATCGACCCCGGCAAGCTCATCCTCTCGCTCGCGCTCATGCTGCTGCAGTCGTCGGCGCTGCCGCTCGCCGCCCCGGCGCTCGCCGCGCTGACCGACGCCGCGGTCGAGGGCGACGCCCGGAGGGCCGTCATCGCCGCGGTCGTCGTCGCCGTGCTCGTGATCGCCTCGCTCACCGCCGGGCACTTCGCCCACATCTTCTACTTCGAGCTCGGCGACCTCGCCCTGATGCGCCTCGAGCGGGAGCTCGTCGAGCTCTCGAACGACTCCCCGGGCCTCGAGCACCACGAGCGGGCCGACTACGCGGACAAGATCCAGGTGCTGCGCACGGAGCTGCAGCGCTCGGGCTGGGGCTCGATGCAGGCGCTGCTGTCGAGCCTCGGCCTGGGGGTCGCGGTGGCCATCACGGCGGTGCTGCTCGCCGGGCTCAACCCGTGGCTGCTGGCGCTGCCGGTCGCGGCGCTGCCCCCGCTGCTGCTCGGCCGCCGCGCGGAGTCCACGGCCGCCCAGGCCCGGGACCAGGCGGCGCTGGACAACCGTCGGGCGCGGCACCTGTTCGTGATCGCGACGGACGCGGGGCCCGCCAAGGAGCTGCGCGTCTGCGGCCTCGAGGGCGACCTGCGCGCCCGGCACGCGGCAGCCTGGTCGCGGGCCACCGCGACCCTCTGGCGAGGCGAGGTCCGGGCCAGCGTGCTCCGCGTCGCGGGGCAGCTCGTGTTCGCGGCGGCCTACGTCGCGGCCACGCTGCTCGTGGTGCGGGATGCTGTCGAGGGGCACCGGACCGTGGGCGATGTGATCCTGGTCATCACGCTCGCCGCGCAGGTGAACGCGCAGGTCACCTCGACCGTGACCATCCTGCAGCAGCTGCAGCGCACCGCCCGGACCATGGCCGACCTCGAGTGGATGCGCGAGGTCGTGCGCCCCCGCCCCGTGGCCGGCCTCGCAGCGCCGTTGCCCGCCCCCGACGCGATCCGCTCCGGGATCACGTTCGAGGGGGTTGCGTTCACCTACCCAGGCACCGACCGGCCTGTGCTCGCCGACGTCGACCTCAGCCTGCCGCCGGGGACGACGGTGGCGATCGTGGGGGAGAACGGCGCCGGCAAGACGACGTTGGTGAAGCTGCTCTGCCGGTTCTACGACGCCACGGCGGGGACGGTGGCGATCGACGGGGTGGACCTGCGCCACCTCGACGCGGACGACTGGCGGGCACGCGTCGCCGCGGGGTTCCAAGACTTCTCCCGCTTCGAGCTGCTGGCGCGCGAGAACGTGGGAGTCGGCCACCTGCCCGACATCGGCTCGGACGAGGCGGTCCTGGCGGCGCTGGGACGGGCGCACGCCGAGGGGGTGCTCGAGCGGCTGGACCACGGGCTCGACTCGCAGCTGGGCACGACGCACAGCGACGGGGCGCAGCTCTCGGGCGGGCAGTGGCAGAAGCTGGCGTTGGGCCGCGCGATGATGCGCGAGGCGCCGTTGCTGCTCGTGCTCGACGAGCCCACCTCGGCGCTCGACGCCCAGGCCGAGCACGAGCTGTTCGAGCGGTACGCCGAGAACGCCCGCCGAGTGGGCGAGCTGACGGGGGCCATCACCCTGCTGGTCTCGCACCGGTTCTCGACGGTGCGGATGGCCGACCTCATCCTCGTGGTGGCCGACGGGCGGATCGCCGAGCAGGGCTCCCACGCCGAGCTGGTCTCCCAGGGCGGCCTGTACGCAGAGCTCTTCAACCTGCAGGCCGCGGCGTACCGCTAG
- a CDS encoding DUF4914 family protein yields the protein MSRTLDSVTLPAAVRASLDACANVIVPSTRDELYRLALGPEGGPRFSVDYDVNGTPVTEATVVRGKNGIAVNYPEDYMRRRDPDCMRVADDLPTDKPRYRDVFGAEFAPVKAETLDWLSRQDLVVVPFKAGGLTHGYPSLAICPVNSAFFALTLVDLQGWVTLDEIGPFTPRSILYVAPPFRHTHFDGRQVVVHDRTDTLHEVFAYNLYPGPSAKKGVFSVLLDIGEHEGWVTAHASSVRVTTPYENETVVMHEGASGGGKSEMYQEIRRQEDGRILLGTNVVSNEPYVITLGETSALAPVTDDMTLCHKDLQRGDGKLVVADAEDGWFVRVDNLTEYGQDIAFERACIHPEQPLVFFNIDGTPDSTVLPWEHTLDSNGKRCPNPRVVIPRSQIRHVVSEPADVDVRTFGVRMPACTRANPSYGIMGMTHVVPASLAWLWRLIAPRGDKNPSIGESKAATDKLAHGGMVAEGVGSYWPFSTGTKVAAANLLLQQLVEANRTRYVLTPNQHIGAYKVGFSAEWLTREYLARRGGGRLRQSELVEARCPLFGYTLKEMKIDGQLVRPTFLRPEQQSQVGEEAYDAGAKILTDFFKSELAQFLTDDLDPLGRKIIEVCMRDGSIDEYVDLTPLYL from the coding sequence GTGAGCCGAACCCTGGACAGCGTGACCCTGCCCGCCGCTGTGCGGGCCAGCCTCGACGCCTGCGCGAACGTCATCGTCCCGAGCACGCGTGACGAGCTGTACCGGTTGGCCCTGGGCCCTGAGGGCGGCCCCCGGTTCTCCGTCGACTACGACGTGAACGGGACGCCCGTCACCGAGGCCACCGTGGTGCGGGGCAAGAACGGCATCGCCGTGAACTACCCCGAGGACTACATGCGCCGGCGCGACCCGGACTGCATGCGCGTCGCCGACGACCTGCCCACCGACAAGCCGCGCTACCGCGACGTCTTCGGCGCGGAGTTCGCCCCCGTCAAGGCGGAGACGCTCGACTGGCTCTCCCGCCAAGACCTCGTGGTGGTGCCCTTCAAGGCCGGTGGGCTCACCCACGGCTACCCGTCGCTGGCCATCTGCCCCGTGAACTCCGCGTTCTTCGCGCTGACCCTCGTCGACCTGCAGGGCTGGGTGACGCTCGACGAGATCGGGCCCTTCACGCCGCGCAGCATCCTGTACGTCGCGCCCCCGTTCCGGCACACGCACTTCGACGGCCGACAGGTCGTGGTGCACGACCGCACCGACACCCTGCACGAGGTGTTCGCGTACAACCTCTACCCGGGGCCGAGCGCCAAGAAGGGCGTGTTCTCGGTGCTGCTCGACATCGGCGAGCACGAGGGATGGGTCACCGCGCACGCGTCCTCGGTGCGCGTCACCACCCCGTACGAGAACGAGACCGTCGTGATGCACGAGGGCGCCTCGGGCGGCGGCAAGTCGGAGATGTACCAGGAGATCCGCCGCCAGGAGGACGGCCGCATCCTGCTCGGCACGAACGTGGTGAGCAACGAGCCCTACGTCATCACGCTCGGCGAGACGAGCGCCCTGGCGCCCGTCACCGACGACATGACGTTGTGCCACAAGGACCTGCAGCGCGGTGACGGCAAGCTCGTGGTCGCCGACGCGGAGGACGGCTGGTTTGTGCGCGTCGACAACCTCACCGAGTACGGCCAGGACATCGCGTTCGAGCGCGCCTGCATCCACCCCGAGCAGCCGCTGGTGTTCTTCAACATCGACGGCACGCCCGACTCGACCGTGCTGCCGTGGGAGCACACGCTGGACTCCAACGGCAAGCGGTGCCCCAACCCGCGCGTGGTGATCCCGCGCAGCCAGATCCGGCACGTCGTCAGCGAGCCCGCCGACGTGGACGTGCGGACCTTCGGGGTGCGCATGCCAGCCTGCACCCGGGCCAACCCCTCCTACGGGATCATGGGCATGACCCACGTCGTCCCCGCCTCGCTGGCGTGGTTGTGGCGGCTCATCGCGCCACGCGGCGACAAGAACCCGTCGATCGGTGAGAGCAAGGCCGCGACGGACAAGCTCGCCCACGGCGGGATGGTGGCCGAGGGCGTCGGCTCGTACTGGCCGTTCTCCACGGGCACCAAGGTCGCGGCCGCGAACCTGCTGCTCCAGCAGCTCGTCGAGGCGAACCGCACGCGCTACGTGCTGACCCCCAACCAGCACATCGGCGCCTACAAGGTGGGCTTCTCCGCCGAGTGGCTCACCCGTGAGTACCTGGCCCGCCGCGGTGGCGGACGGCTGCGCCAGAGCGAGCTCGTCGAGGCGCGCTGCCCGCTGTTCGGCTACACGCTCAAGGAGATGAAGATCGACGGGCAGCTCGTGCGGCCCACGTTCCTGCGCCCTGAGCAGCAGTCCCAGGTGGGCGAGGAGGCGTACGACGCGGGAGCGAAGATCCTCACGGACTTCTTCAAGAGCGAGCTCGCGCAGTTCCTCACCGACGACCTGGACCCGCTGGGCCGCAAGATCATCGAGGTGTGCATGCGCGACGGGTCGATCGACGAGTACGTCGACCTGACGCCGCTCTACCTGTAG
- a CDS encoding class II glutamine amidotransferase — protein MCRLFGMHAGRTPARATMWLLTDPDSLAQQSRREADGTGIGVFGPGGAPIVDKQPIAAYEDKAFATEARELESRTFVAHVRYASTGANTLVNTHPFEQDGRLLAHNGVLQGLDVLEARLRELGVMGLVRGQTDSERMFALITAEARRNGGDVGAAIVTALTWIIENIPLYAANIVLTTPSELWAVRYPDTHPLYVLERPSREGGDQNAPHPARLEARTRRISVRSDTLAERGSVIVATEPMDSDPGWRQMGAGEVAHVGEDLHVHSSAPLPPRPAHPLSLKDLEPRAASSQQSSAARG, from the coding sequence ATGTGTCGACTGTTCGGCATGCACGCGGGGCGCACCCCCGCGCGCGCGACGATGTGGCTGCTGACCGACCCCGACAGCCTGGCCCAGCAGTCCCGTCGGGAGGCGGACGGCACGGGCATCGGCGTCTTCGGGCCGGGCGGCGCCCCGATCGTCGACAAGCAGCCGATCGCCGCGTACGAGGACAAGGCCTTCGCCACCGAGGCGCGCGAGCTCGAGAGCCGCACGTTCGTGGCGCACGTCCGGTACGCGAGCACGGGCGCCAACACCCTGGTGAACACCCACCCCTTCGAGCAGGACGGCCGCCTGCTGGCGCACAACGGCGTGCTCCAGGGCCTGGACGTGCTGGAAGCGCGGCTTCGCGAGCTGGGCGTCATGGGCCTGGTGCGCGGCCAGACAGACAGTGAGCGCATGTTCGCCCTGATCACCGCCGAGGCGCGGCGCAACGGCGGCGACGTGGGCGCCGCCATCGTCACGGCGTTGACCTGGATCATCGAGAACATCCCGCTCTACGCGGCGAACATCGTGCTCACCACCCCGTCCGAGCTGTGGGCCGTGCGCTACCCGGACACCCACCCGCTGTACGTGCTCGAGCGACCGTCGCGGGAGGGTGGCGACCAGAACGCGCCGCATCCCGCGCGGCTCGAGGCGCGGACGCGGCGGATCAGCGTCCGCAGCGACACCCTCGCCGAGCGCGGCTCGGTGATCGTCGCCACCGAGCCGATGGACTCCGATCCGGGGTGGCGCCAGATGGGGGCGGGAGAGGTGGCCCACGTCGGCGAGGACCTGCACGTGCACAGCAGCGCGCCGCTGCCGCCACGACCGGCGCACCCGCTCAGCCTCAAGGACCTGGAGCCTCGGGCCGCGTCGTCCCAGCAGTCGAGCGCCGCGCGCGGATGA